The bacterium Unc6 region CATTTAGACCTCTTTTTCCTTCAATTCCTTTTCCTTTAAGTTATTCGCGCGCTTCATCTCTAGTTGAATCTCTTTAGCCACATTTACTACACGCTCAAGCGCCTCTTTAAGCTATTCCCATTGTTTCTCATCAAATTTAAGCCAGGGCATAGATTCACTCCTTCTCTAAAATTTATACTTGAATGCCAACCTCACTGCCTCAGTTCTTGAGTCATCTTTTTGCTCGTAGTCCGTGTATACTAGGGGGTCAGGTCTCAACATTCAACAAACTCGCATGTTTTTCTAACCCTATCAGTAGTTTGTTTAGCGTGTTATCCTCTTTCCTTTTGTTCTGAGTTCGCCTGAATGCTTGGGATACACCTGCATCGGTTATTCTACCATAAAAGTCAGCTATTTGGTTAAGCGTTTTTTGTGTATATTTGCGGGAAAGATATAGACAAAGTTTCCTCTGCAATTTCTTATTAGTTGGTACATTTTCTTCTACGACCTGTTTAATCCTTTCTAAGGAAGGTTCTTTTCTTTGCTTCAAATCTTTTATGATGGGAATTTCGGGATTTTCTTCGCCATGGATGAATCTATCTATTATATTTTCCACAAATTCTTCGCTTCCCAGAATAAAGCCTTTTATCGTATTTTTCCTTATGATATCTTTTTCATCTCCGATAGCTTCCATAACAAAGTTTTTGTATAATCTCTTTGCTTGTAGAATCTTATCATCGAACATTGAGAGGATAAAACCTGTATTGAGCCATCTTGGCGGTTTAACTTTGGGAGAAGTAAAATAATGATAGCTGCTCCAGTGATATTCTTTGGGGTCTTTTACAAGATTTACCCTGACTGGGTTTAAATGGATATATCTTGAAAGATGGTGAAGATACTCGTCTTGTTCGACCAAAATAGCTTTATATCGGCCTTGATAAAGCGGTCCCACTCTTTTTCTTTGGGCATTATAATATGTGGCATAGCTTGTGTTGAGATAGTGCATGACCTTACTTAGGTTTCCCCAGGGGGTTTCAAGAATTATGTGATAGTGGTTATTCATGAGGATATAGGTATGGATGATTGCGCCATATCCGGTATGAGCGAAATCAAAATAAGAAAGAAACCTTTGTTTATCGCTGTCGGCTATAAAAATGTCTCTTCGCTCTATTCCGCGCTGGATAACATGATAGAAGGCGCCTTCGTATTCTATTCTCAGTGGGCGGGCCATGACATTATCCTTTCACCACTACGATAATATCATAGAGATAAAATTCTGTCAAGTGTTGAGACCTGACCCCTGACCCTTCTAATCTTTTTTAGGAACATTTGGTGAATTTACACTGCTTTTTCGATAAGATTTCCATCGGCATATTTATGCAGTACGCTTGATATCAATGTTTGATAAGGTAGCCCGTTTTCTACAGCCTTACGTTGAATATGCATTATATCTGCTTCCGATATCCTGATATTTATTCTCTTATTCTTGCGTAAAGTAGACTTCGCATATTCACGATACCGCGCAATTTCTTTTTTAACGTTTGGAATGGATTTAAAAGTACCCTGCTCGTAAGCCTCAAGAATTTTTTTATCTTTTTCTTTTATTTTCATGCTTATCACCCCCTCAGATATTTTTTCGTTGCCTTACGGCTTGGAATTATTGTCTTTAAAAAGATTACATCTTCACTTTCTATAAAAGGAACTAAATATGCGTAGTTCTCTACGTTTATTATAAACATCCTCTGTCCTGGATATTTACTTTGCTGTGGGTGTGGAACAATATCCAATACATCTCCTCTATCAATGTAAAATACAATATCCCCAAAGGATATCCCGCACTCCTCTTTTAATTGAACGTTCTTCTCACTATTCCATTCAAATAATTTCATTCTATTATAATTGTAGCATCTTGTGTGCCTTTTGTCAACAAATATTCTCTTTTACCTCTGCGTCAACGCCTCAGCTGCCTCCTCTAAATCTTCCGGAAACACATCCACATAATACCTCAACCCCGTTAGATAAGTTTTTCTATCTAACGGGGTCAACGTCGTCGCCACATCTGAAGTCTTTATGCCTTTGGTATTAATTTAC contains the following coding sequences:
- a CDS encoding toxin translates to MKLFEWNSEKNVQLKEECGISFGDIVFYIDRGDVLDIVPHPQQSKYPGQRMFIINVENYAYLVPFIESEDVIFLKTIIPSRKATKKYLRG
- a CDS encoding antitoxin; this encodes MKIKEKDKKILEAYEQGTFKSIPNVKKEIARYREYAKSTLRKNKRINIRISEADIMHIQRKAVENGLPYQTLISSVLHKYADGNLIEKAV